Genomic window (Gemmatimonadota bacterium):
CCATCCCCATGGTGCTGGAGATGGTGATGGAGTCCATCTTCGCCGTGGTCGACATCTTCTTCGTGTCCCGTCTGGGGGCCGACGCGGTGGCGGCCGTGGGCATCACCGAATCGCTGATGACCATGGTCTACACGCTGGCCATGGGGCTCTCGATCGGAGTGACCGCCACGGTGGCGCGCCGCATCGGCGAGGGAGACCGCGAAGCCGCTTCGCGCGCCACCGCGCAGGGGATGGTGCTCGGGGGTCTGTTGGCCCTGGCGCTGGGTGTGCTGGGGGCCTGGAAGGCGCCCGACCTCCTGCGTCTGATGGGCGCGACGCCGTCCGTGGTGGACGCGGGACAGGGCTACGCGCGCGTGCTGCTGGGCACGAACGGCGTGATCATGCTGCTGTTCCTGCTCAACGCCGCCTTCCGCGGGGCGGGGGACGCGGCCATCGCCATGCGCGTGCTGTGGCTGGCCAACGGCATCAACCTGATCCTCGATCCGGCGCTGATCTTCGGGCTGGGCCCGTTCCCCGAGCTCGGCGTGACGGGCGCCGCGGTGGCCACCTCCATCGGACGCGGTGCGGCCGTGTGCGTGCAGATCGTGACGCTGTTCCGGCTGTCGGACCGCCTGCGGTTGGGGCTGCGTCACTTCCGGCCGCGTGTGGACGTGATGGCGCGGCTGGTGCGCCTGTCGGCCACCGGCACGTTCCAGATCTTCGTGGGCACCGCGTCCTGGATCGGTCTGGTGCGCGTGTTGGCGGGCTTCGGTCCGGAGGCCGTGGCCGGCTACACGCTGGCCATACGGGTGGTGATGTTCGCGCTCCTCCCGGCGTGGGGGCTCTCGAACGCCGCGGCCACCATGGTGGGGCAGAACATGGGGGCCGGGCTGCCGGAGCGCGCCGAGCGGTCGGTGTGGCAGGCCTGCTGGATGAACATGGCGTTCCTGGGGACGGTAGGGCTGTTCTTCGTCGTGTTCGCGCGACCGTTGATCGGGCTGTTCGGCGTGGACGCGGTGACGGCCGGGTTCGCCCGGGATGCGCTGCGCATCGTGAGCGCGGGCTTCCTGTTCTACGCGTTCGGCATGACGCTCACCCAGGCCTTCAACGGAGCGGGAGACGCGTGGACACCCACCTGGCTCAACGTGCTGTGCTTCTGGATGTGGGAGATCCCGCTGGCCTGGGGGCTCGCCTTCCGGGGGGAGCTGGGCGCGCACGGCGTGTTCGTGGCCATCGCGGTGGCGTATGCCACGCTGGCCGTGTTCGCGGCGGTGCTGTTCCGGCGGGGTCGGTGGAAGACCGTCGCGCTTTGAGGGACGGGGGCGGGCGGTGTGCCGACATCGCCCGCCCCGTCTAGAACGCGAACAGCCGCGTGACCTTCAGGGTGAGCACGCGATCGATGAGCGCGTCGGTGCCGGGTGCGGGGTCGCGGTCCCGACGCTCGGAGTAGACGAGGAACAGGTCGCTCAACGGCGCGTGGATGAGGTTGAAGCGGACGTTGCTGACCAGCTCGTCCGCGGCACCGTTGTACTGCACGAACGCGTTGAAGAACGTGCGCGTGTCGTAGCCGTAGCGCACGCGCGCGCCGTAGAGGTCGGCGTCCACCTGTTCGCCCCCCAACGTCAGACGGTTGCGCTGGAAGGATCCTTCCACGAACCAGTGGTAGTCGGGCCGCAACGCCACCGCCCCGCCGATGGACGTGCGGTCGCCGTCGTAGAAGCTGCCATGCGTGGCGGAGAGCGATCCGGACAGCGGACGTCCGCCGTCCGACTGGTAGCGGGCCGTCACCAGGCCGAAGTCGTACTCGCCTGCCGGGACGGTGGCCCCGGCGATGGGTGTGGCGGCGGAGAGCATCTCGTGCTGCCGCAGGCCCTCGAACGTGAGCGTCGAGCTGTTCATGAAGGAGACCTGCACCCCGCCGGTGAGCTCACGGGTCTCCAGGTCGCCGTCCAGGTTCGTGTAGATGCTCGCGTCCACGTAGGGGTTGATCTCCGCCACGCCCCGGAGGTCGGGCTGGGGATGGGCGCCCACCGTGACGAACGCCTGGCGGAACGCACGCCGGCTCACGAACCCCAGCCCCGGGTTGAAGCCGTCCCCGACCGTCTTGCCGAATGCGGAGACGTCCCACAGCGGGCTTCGCCACGCCACCTCCAGCTTTCCGGCCATGGTGCTGCCTTCCGCGTCCGGCTGGTCGCTGGCGGCGACGTACGCGTTCACCAGCGTGCTGCCGAACCGGAAGTTGCCGTCCACGCCCGCGGCCCGGTTGTAGGCGTCGTCCCCGCCGGTGGTCTGACGGTTGGTGAACATCACGCCCACGTCCGAGCTGGTGAGCAGGTTCCGACGCAGGCGCACCACCGTGAAGTTCTCCGGCTCGGCCAGGGGGTCGTCGCGGGTCTGCATGTTGAGCAGCCCCACGTCGAACGCGCCCATGCGCCCGGTCAGGCGCGCGCCACCCCCGATCGGCAACGGCTCGCGCTCCGGCGACAGACCGATCCGCCGCGAGTGGAAGAGCTTGAAATCGCTCGGACCCGAGCCCAGGCGGTAGTTGCGGACCTGCGCGTCCTGGAACCCGAAGATGCCGTCGTTCTCCAGGAAGAAGTCGCGCTTCTCGGGGAAGAACAGCGGGAACCGCGTGAGGTTGACCTGCTGCTCGTCCACCTCCACCTGGGAGAAGTCCGTGAGCGCCGTGACGTCCAGGGTCAACTGCGGTGTCAGACCCCACTTGAGATCCAGGCCGCCTTCCACCCGGGTGTCGGCACTGGTGTGCGTGATCCCTTCGGCGCGGCCGACGCTGCTCCACGGCTTGATCCACAGGTTGCGGCCCTGCCGCAGATCCTGGAGCCCGGTCAGCGTACCCGCCAGCGACATCTTGTACAGCCGGTACTGCCGGCTGAGGGGAGCCCAGAACGAGTCCTCGCTGAAGCGGCGGATGCGGCGGGAGAAGTTGACGCCCCACGTCTGATCGGGCCGGGTGGCGTCGAAGCGCAACGTGGTGATGGGGATGGCCACCTCCGCGATCCAGCCCCACTCCTGCACGGACGTGGAGACCTCGACGATGCCCTCCCATTCGCGGTTGACGTAGGCCTGGTCGTTGAAGGCCTGTGCATCGAACAGGGCCCCGGCCGGGTTGACCGAGAACATGAAGGCGTTCTGCCGATCCAGGTACGTGTCCAGCGCGAACGCGAACATGTCCGAGTTCTCGGTCCGGAAATCCTGCTCGAGGCCGGCCGAGAAGAGCTGATCCGGGCTGGGATCGAACAGCATGGCGCCGATATAGATCTTCTCGGCGTCGTAGAGCACCCGCACCACGGTGCGCTCGCGGGACGGATGGCCCTGCCGGGGGATGGTGGTCCAGAACACCCCGTCCGTGGAGTCGGCGCGGTGCCAGGCCTCCTCGTCCAGGCGGCCGTCCAGCACGATCGGCTCGTCGGTGCGAAGCGCCTGCAGGGTGGGACGGGGCAGGGAGAGGGGGTCCTCGACCGGAGCGGGGAGCGGGTCCACCCCACCGGCCTGGGCACGGAGCCCGTCCGGGAGGCCGATCGCCAGCAGGGCGAGCGGGATCAAGCGCCAACGCTTTGCCATGGAGGCCCAATTGGCGTAGATCGTTGCCGAAGTCAAGCGGCGGGGGACACCCCTTCCGCTCGAGGCGCCCAGGCACGTCCCCACCCACGCGAGCGTCCCCGGCCGGACGCGCCACCCAACCCACGGATTCGATGACGCGCGTTCGCTCCCGACGGGAACTCCTGTGGTGTCTGGTCACGACGCTCCCGCTCTTCGTCGCACCGGCGGTGCGGGCCCAGCAGACGGGAGAGCTGGGCGGCGCGTCGCTCCCGTCCGCCATCGACGGTTCACCCGCCCCCATGGCCCCCGCCACCATCACCCGCGACGCCCTGGGCCGGGCCACCGTCCGTGCCATCCGCCTCACGGAGCCGTTCCGGCTGGACGGCGTGCTGGACGAATCCGTCTACGAGACCAACGAGCCGTTCGGCGGGTTCGTGCAGGCCGCTCCGCTCGCGGGTGCGCCTTCCACGGAGCGCACCGACGTGTGGATCATGTACGACGACGAGAACCTCTACGTCACGTGCCGCTGCTGGGACGAGGCGCCGCCAGGGCTGTGGATCGTCAACGAGCTGCGCCGCGACACGCCCGGGCTCCGCAACAACGAGCACTTCGGCATCATGCTGGACACGTTCTACGATCGGCGTAGCGGCTCGATGTTCTACGCCAATCCGCTGGGAGGCCGCTCCGACTACGCCGTGGTGGACGAAGGGGGCCCCAACACCGACTGGAACCCGGTGTGGGACGTGGTGTCGGGTCGCTTCGACGGAGGGTGGACGCTGGAGATGGCCATCCCGTTCAAGTCGCTCCGCTACCAGACGGGTCCGGACCCGCTCTGGGGGCTGCAGATGCGCCGGTCCATCCGCCACAAGAACGAGTGGGCCTACCTGAACCCGGTGCCGGCCTTCCTGGCGGGACCCCAGGCGCTGAACCGGGTGTCGGCGGGTGGGACGCTCGTGGGACTGGAGCTCCCGCCCGCGGGCAACAACCTGGAGGTCAAGCCCTATGCGCTGGCGGGGCTCTCCACCAACCGCGTCAGCACGCCCGCCATCGACAACGACGGCACCGCCGACGTGGGGCTCGACCTCAAGTACGGCATCACCGCCAACCTCACCGCCGACCTGACCGTCAACACCGACTTCGCGCAGGTGGAGGTGGACGAGCAGCAGGTGAACCTGACGCGCTTCAGCCTCTTCTTCCCGGAGAAGCGTGAATTCTTCCTGGAGGGCCGGGGGGTCTTCGAGTTCGGGCGCGGGGGTGGGGGCGGTGGTTTCGGCGGGGGCGGTGGAGGCGGGGGTGGCGGCGGTGGTGGGGGCCGTGGCGGCGGGGACACGCCGACCCTCTTCTACAGTCGCCGCATCGGGCTGGAAAGCGGGGAGCTCGTGCCCATCCAGGCCGGCGGTCGGGTGACCGGCAAGGTGGGACCGTTCGCCGTGGGCGCGCTCAACATCCAGACGGGTGGCGTCGACGGTGCCGGCATCCCCTCCACGAACTTCAGCGTGCTGCGACTCAAGCGCGACATCCTGCGTCGCAGTGCCATCGGCGCGCTGTTCACCAATCGCTCGCAGGCGGTCACCGCCGAAGGCTCCAACCAGGTCTACGGTGTCGATGCCGCGTTCGGGTTCTTCACCAACCTGAACCTGGGCGGATACTGGGCGCGCTCCGTCACCGAAGGTCTGGACGGCAACGACGCGAGCTGGCAGGCCCAGATGAGCTATGCGGCCGATCTGGTCGGGCTCGATGTGTCCGTGCTGGACGTAGGGGACGACTTCAACCCGGAGGTGGGCTTCCTGCGTCGCTCGGACTTCCGCAAGTCGTCCGTGGAGGCGCGCTTCAGCCCGCGGCCGCAGCGCTATCGCTCCATCCGCAAGCTCACCTGGAACGCCTCGCTCGACTACTACGAGAACGGCGACGGCTTCATGGAGTCACGGAGCCAGGAGGGCCGCTTCAACGTGGAGCTGGAGAACAGCGATCAGATCACCGTGCAGGCCACGAAGGCGTTCGAGCGGCTGGTGGATCCGTTCGAGGTGGCCACGGACCTGTCCGTGGCACCCGGCCGCTACGACTTCACGGACTACCGCGTGTGGTACTCCTTCGGACCGCAACGCCGGCTGTCCGGCACGGTGGTCTACAACTGGGGCGAGTTCTACGACGGCTCCATCCGCGGTGTGAGCGTGAACCAGGGCCGGGTAGTGCTGACGGATCGCTTCTCCCTGGAGCCCGGGCTCAGCCTCAACTGGTTGGACCTGCCTGCGGGCGAATCCACCCAGACGGTGGCGCGGGTGCGCGCCGACTACGCGTTCACGCCGCGCATGTTCGCGAGCAGCCTGGTGCAGTACAACTCGGGCACCGAGAGCGTGTCCTCCAACCTGCGCTTCCGCTGGGAGTACCGACCCGGCAGCGAGCTGTTCGTGGTGTGGACGGACGAGCGCGATGCGCGTCGCGGCGGCAGCGGACTGCAGACGCGGGCGCTGGTGGTGAAGGTGACGCGGCTGCTCCGGTACTGAGGGCGGGAGGGCCCGCGATACGCGACAGGCCGCGGAGCGGCGGCCGCCGTTGGGGTACGGAAGACGGAGCGCCCCGTGTACCCGGGCCTCGCGGGCCCCCGCGCGTCTAGGGAACCACGAGTCCGGGCACGTTGGTGTCCACGAGGCGGAACCGCAGGCCTGCGTCGGCGCCGGACGCCGCCGTGCACATGGACCCGCCTACCGAGAAGCCGGTGGTGGCGTCGTAGCGCCATTCGCCGCGGAGGGCCGCACCCATCCCCAGGGAAGCGGAAACCACGGCCACTTCACGACCTCCTTCGGAGCGGACCTCGGTTACGGGAGATCCGTGGACGCGACCGCCTGCGCGCAGCTCCGCCGGCGGAACCCAGATCGGCCCGAAGGAAGCGACCTCCAGCGGCGCGCCGGATCGCAATCGCAGCCTGGAATCGACGATCTCCCCGTGACCGGGCATGCCGTCCGCGGGCTCCGTGCGGCCTCCGTCCGTCACCTGCCCGACCGTGCGGAAGTCTCCGCCCCCTGCGTCTTCGAATGTGACGCGTACGCGCGAGTCGCCGACCTCGTAGGTGAGGAAGCTACCGTCCGAGAGGGGCGCGTCCCCACCGCACGCGACGAGCGCGCAGAGGGCCGACGAGACGAGCAGGGCTCCAGGCTTCATCCAGGTCTCCGCAGATCGTAGGTGGCGACCGAGCCTACAGGAATCGCGCCAGCGCAGGATAGAGGCTACGAGGGAGCCGGTTCTCTACCGCTCCCCTCGCGTCGGACGGTCGACGCTCCACGGTGGGTCGGGCTCAGCCCGATCTGGCCCCACCGACACGGGCTTCGCCGCCCTTGACGTAAGAACGGCATCCCCGTATTCGTAACCATATGGTTACGAATAGCGCACTGGCCGATCCAGCCCTGGACCGGACCCTCCATGCCCTGGCCGACCCGACCCGTCGGGCGCTCCTGGCGCGTCTGGCCCGAGGCGAAGCCTCCGTGGGCGAGCTCGCGGAGCCGTTCGCCATCTCGCGTCCGGCGATCTCCAAGCACCTGCGGGTGCTGGAGGAGGCCCACCTGGTGCGGCGGACCCGGGAGGGTCGGGTGAGCCGCTGCGTCCTGGACGCCGCGCCGCTCAAGGACGTGGCGGCCTGGGTGGCGCGGTACGAGGCGTTCTGGGAACAGCAGCTGGACGCGCTGGCGCGCTACCTCGCGGACACCACGACGGGAGGGGAGGACGGGTGATGAGCCGAGCGAAGACGGACAGGGCGCAGACGGCGACCGGAACGGACGGACACGCCAGCCGGGAGGCGAGGGATGCCACCGGGGCGAGCCCCGCCGACGCGGACCCGAGGCCGGGCGTACCGCGCACGACGGTCCGCGTGACGCGGCAGGTGCCGGCCCCTCCGGCTCGGGTCTTCGAGGCCTGGACGACCCCCGACCAGATGAAGGCCTGGGCGTGCCCGGAAGGCGCGACCGTGGAGGCCGTGGAGGTGGATCTGCGCGTCGGAGGAGCCTGGGAGATCCGGATGCAGGCCGGCGAGGAGCGCTACACCGCCCACGGCACGTACCGCGCGGTGGAGCCGCCCGCGAGGCTGGTCTACACCTGGGACTGGCGGGAAGCGGGACGGGAGGTGGGCGAGACCGTGGTGACGGTCGAGTTCCGTGCGGTCGCCGAGGGCACGGAGGTGGTGGTGGTGCACACCGGTTTCGCGAGCGCCGAGTCGTGCGCTGGGCATCGCATCGGGTGGGACAGCTGCCTGGACCGCTTCGGGAGCCTCTTCTCCTGAAACGGTCCGAGCGCCGCCACGTACCACGACGGCGTGCGCACCCTTCTGCTGCTCCTGGTCTCCGCGTCGGCCCTGGCCGCGCAGGATCCGTCCGCCGTCTGGTCCGTCCAGGAGTGGCGGCCCGGCGTCCACGCGAGCGTGGTCAGGGACGGTGTGCCCTGGGCGCAATACGCCACGTCTCTCATCGTCGTAGGGGACGACGGCGTCCTCGTCGTCGACACGCGCGACACGCCCCGGGCCGCGCTCGACCTGCTGGCCCACGTGCGCCGCATCACGGACCGGCCGGTGCGCTGGGTGGTCAACACGCACTGGCACTGGGATCACATGGGAGGGAACCAGGTCTTCGCGGACTCGTTCCCGGACGTGGAGATCGTCGCACATGCCGAGACTGCGCGTCGCATCCGGGAGGACGGCGCCGCACGCTTCGCCGAGGAGACCCAGCGCCTGGAGGCGCGGGTCGAACGGCTCGAGCGCTGGCAGGCGCAAGGTCGCACCGACGACGGCCAGGTCCTGGCGGACGACGACCGGGCGCAGATCACCGCCGTGCTCGCGCGCGACCGGAAGCGCATCCAGGACCTGAGCGCGGTGCGCATCGTTCCTCCCACGCTCGAGGTCACCGAGGCGTGGAGTCCCCCGGGGTGGCCGGAGCTGCGGGTGCTGCACCCCGGCCCTGCCCACACCGACGGCGATCTCGTGGTGCTGGTGACCGACCAGGGCGTCGGCGCCATCGGCGACCTGATCGAGCACGGGCTGCCGTGGTTCGGCGACGGCACCGTGCGCGGCACGGCGCAGGCGCTCGCACGCATCGATGCGCTGGACCCCACTCCGCTCCTCCTGCCCGGTCATGGACCGATTCCGACGGACCACGCGCTGCGCCGCGGCCAGCGCGCGTTCCTCGACGCCGTGGACGCGGCCCTGCGCGCGCCCGATGGGTCGTGGCGGTCGTTGGAGGAGGCGCGCGCGGCGCTGGACGCCGACGCCCACCGGGGCGCTTTCCCGGACATCTCCGACGCCGCCTGGGCGGAATGGGTGGACAGCGTGCTGGAGCAGCGGCGCGGGGAGGGGTAGCGGGCCGGCCTCCGTCCCGACGTTGCGCCGGGTGGCCGCACTCTTTAGTATAGACATAACTATACTAACTGTGTCTATACTGGAGCGGCCGGCGCATGGATCGACCGTTGGACCTGTTCGACCGGGAGCGGGAATGGGTCGACCTGGTCGAGTTCCTGGGCGGAAAGGCTTCCATCCGACTCGGGATCGTCTACGGACGCCGTCGTCAGGGGAAGAGCTGGCTGCTGCGCCGGGTGGTACGCGCCGCCGGTGGCGTCTACATGATGGCGCTGCAGCACGACCGCCTGTCCGCCCTCCAGCGCTTCGCGGAGGCGGTCGCCGCCGCCTCCGGGATCCCGGGGGCGGGCTTCCGATTCGAGAGCTGGGAAGAGGCCCTGCGTACCGCACACCGGGTCCTTGCTGGAGCGGAGCAACGGCTGCTGGTCTTCGACGAGTATCCCTATCTGTTGGAGCACAGTCCCGAGCTGTCCTCCGTTTTGCAGGAGTTCTACGACACCGTCCGCGACCAGTCGTCCCTCCCCCCCATCCGCGTGATCCTCTGCGGGTCAGCCATCTCGGTGATGGAGGAGCTCCTGAGCGGTCCGTCGCCGCTCCGGGGCCGGACCGGTCTGGAGATGCGCGTACACGCCTTCGACCACCGGACCTCGGCCAGGTACTGGGACGCCGGCGTAGACGAGATCGCGTTTCGGGTCGACGCGGTGCTCGGGGGGACCGCGGGCTACCGGGACCTCGTGCAGGCCGATCTTCCCCGCCGGGCCCAGGACTTCCCCCTCTGGCTGTCCAGAACCGTGCTGAACCCCGCGTCGGCGCTCTTCACGGAGGCCGACTTCCTGCTCCGCGAGGATCCGCGGATCCGGGACCGCGCTCCGTACTATGCGATCCTGG
Coding sequences:
- a CDS encoding MBL fold metallo-hydrolase — translated: MRTLLLLLVSASALAAQDPSAVWSVQEWRPGVHASVVRDGVPWAQYATSLIVVGDDGVLVVDTRDTPRAALDLLAHVRRITDRPVRWVVNTHWHWDHMGGNQVFADSFPDVEIVAHAETARRIREDGAARFAEETQRLEARVERLERWQAQGRTDDGQVLADDDRAQITAVLARDRKRIQDLSAVRIVPPTLEVTEAWSPPGWPELRVLHPGPAHTDGDLVVLVTDQGVGAIGDLIEHGLPWFGDGTVRGTAQALARIDALDPTPLLLPGHGPIPTDHALRRGQRAFLDAVDAALRAPDGSWRSLEEARAALDADAHRGAFPDISDAAWAEWVDSVLEQRRGEG
- a CDS encoding DUF5916 domain-containing protein — protein: MTRVRSRRELLWCLVTTLPLFVAPAVRAQQTGELGGASLPSAIDGSPAPMAPATITRDALGRATVRAIRLTEPFRLDGVLDESVYETNEPFGGFVQAAPLAGAPSTERTDVWIMYDDENLYVTCRCWDEAPPGLWIVNELRRDTPGLRNNEHFGIMLDTFYDRRSGSMFYANPLGGRSDYAVVDEGGPNTDWNPVWDVVSGRFDGGWTLEMAIPFKSLRYQTGPDPLWGLQMRRSIRHKNEWAYLNPVPAFLAGPQALNRVSAGGTLVGLELPPAGNNLEVKPYALAGLSTNRVSTPAIDNDGTADVGLDLKYGITANLTADLTVNTDFAQVEVDEQQVNLTRFSLFFPEKREFFLEGRGVFEFGRGGGGGGFGGGGGGGGGGGGGGRGGGDTPTLFYSRRIGLESGELVPIQAGGRVTGKVGPFAVGALNIQTGGVDGAGIPSTNFSVLRLKRDILRRSAIGALFTNRSQAVTAEGSNQVYGVDAAFGFFTNLNLGGYWARSVTEGLDGNDASWQAQMSYAADLVGLDVSVLDVGDDFNPEVGFLRRSDFRKSSVEARFSPRPQRYRSIRKLTWNASLDYYENGDGFMESRSQEGRFNVELENSDQITVQATKAFERLVDPFEVATDLSVAPGRYDFTDYRVWYSFGPQRRLSGTVVYNWGEFYDGSIRGVSVNQGRVVLTDRFSLEPGLSLNWLDLPAGESTQTVARVRADYAFTPRMFASSLVQYNSGTESVSSNLRFRWEYRPGSELFVVWTDERDARRGGSGLQTRALVVKVTRLLRY
- a CDS encoding SRPBCC family protein, with the translated sequence MTRQVPAPPARVFEAWTTPDQMKAWACPEGATVEAVEVDLRVGGAWEIRMQAGEERYTAHGTYRAVEPPARLVYTWDWREAGREVGETVVTVEFRAVAEGTEVVVVHTGFASAESCAGHRIGWDSCLDRFGSLFS
- a CDS encoding MATE family efflux transporter is translated as MPARYTLESRSRLKRATALLWDALRGRGGSPTEGPLTTAILLLAIPMVLEMVMESIFAVVDIFFVSRLGADAVAAVGITESLMTMVYTLAMGLSIGVTATVARRIGEGDREAASRATAQGMVLGGLLALALGVLGAWKAPDLLRLMGATPSVVDAGQGYARVLLGTNGVIMLLFLLNAAFRGAGDAAIAMRVLWLANGINLILDPALIFGLGPFPELGVTGAAVATSIGRGAAVCVQIVTLFRLSDRLRLGLRHFRPRVDVMARLVRLSATGTFQIFVGTASWIGLVRVLAGFGPEAVAGYTLAIRVVMFALLPAWGLSNAAATMVGQNMGAGLPERAERSVWQACWMNMAFLGTVGLFFVVFARPLIGLFGVDAVTAGFARDALRIVSAGFLFYAFGMTLTQAFNGAGDAWTPTWLNVLCFWMWEIPLAWGLAFRGELGAHGVFVAIAVAYATLAVFAAVLFRRGRWKTVAL
- a CDS encoding ATP-binding protein, coding for MDRPLDLFDREREWVDLVEFLGGKASIRLGIVYGRRRQGKSWLLRRVVRAAGGVYMMALQHDRLSALQRFAEAVAAASGIPGAGFRFESWEEALRTAHRVLAGAEQRLLVFDEYPYLLEHSPELSSVLQEFYDTVRDQSSLPPIRVILCGSAISVMEELLSGPSPLRGRTGLEMRVHAFDHRTSARYWDAGVDEIAFRVDAVLGGTAGYRDLVQADLPRRAQDFPLWLSRTVLNPASALFTEADFLLREDPRIRDRAPYYAILEAVSDGKGSPTAIGAAVGRERTALAHPLGVLLSSGFILSSEDVRKQRNASIRVADPIIRFHHLITRPRLFQFEERRFEPAWEASRSTFHSQILGPHFEHLAREWVRHFASEITLGGRVGEVGSTTIPDRQARVTHEIDVVGLAAGERSQNRSSRILVIGEAKSSDRKRTPDDLRRLERMRALLEADGADCSGAKLLLFGRSGFADALHSVARGRGDVGLVDLARIYQGE
- a CDS encoding metalloregulator ArsR/SmtB family transcription factor, producing MVTNSALADPALDRTLHALADPTRRALLARLARGEASVGELAEPFAISRPAISKHLRVLEEAHLVRRTREGRVSRCVLDAAPLKDVAAWVARYEAFWEQQLDALARYLADTTTGGEDG
- a CDS encoding DUF5916 domain-containing protein, whose protein sequence is MAKRWRLIPLALLAIGLPDGLRAQAGGVDPLPAPVEDPLSLPRPTLQALRTDEPIVLDGRLDEEAWHRADSTDGVFWTTIPRQGHPSRERTVVRVLYDAEKIYIGAMLFDPSPDQLFSAGLEQDFRTENSDMFAFALDTYLDRQNAFMFSVNPAGALFDAQAFNDQAYVNREWEGIVEVSTSVQEWGWIAEVAIPITTLRFDATRPDQTWGVNFSRRIRRFSEDSFWAPLSRQYRLYKMSLAGTLTGLQDLRQGRNLWIKPWSSVGRAEGITHTSADTRVEGGLDLKWGLTPQLTLDVTALTDFSQVEVDEQQVNLTRFPLFFPEKRDFFLENDGIFGFQDAQVRNYRLGSGPSDFKLFHSRRIGLSPEREPLPIGGGARLTGRMGAFDVGLLNMQTRDDPLAEPENFTVVRLRRNLLTSSDVGVMFTNRQTTGGDDAYNRAAGVDGNFRFGSTLVNAYVAASDQPDAEGSTMAGKLEVAWRSPLWDVSAFGKTVGDGFNPGLGFVSRRAFRQAFVTVGAHPQPDLRGVAEINPYVDASIYTNLDGDLETRELTGGVQVSFMNSSTLTFEGLRQHEMLSAATPIAGATVPAGEYDFGLVTARYQSDGGRPLSGSLSATHGSFYDGDRTSIGGAVALRPDYHWFVEGSFQRNRLTLGGEQVDADLYGARVRYGYDTRTFFNAFVQYNGAADELVSNVRFNLIHAPLSDLFLVYSERRDRDPAPGTDALIDRVLTLKVTRLFAF